A region of Lycium barbarum isolate Lr01 chromosome 1, ASM1917538v2, whole genome shotgun sequence DNA encodes the following proteins:
- the LOC132612736 gene encoding zinc finger BED domain-containing protein RICESLEEPER 2-like, whose protein sequence is MAKAIIRHNLPFSDVEYEGVREVHSFLNSTVKTISRNIAKVVVLRLYHDKMEIVKNELQAIPNRICVVDPLIEHFKMIDSFLCDGDFVHIRCANHILNVVVKAGLKTIESAIFNIRESIKYIKGSESRIVKFVECIKNLGLNMNGKLFQDMCTRWNFTYLMLDSAFPYRRAFSNFKLLDRDFKCCPSNDDWVEAEKIAKFLRPFYEITILFSGIHYPTANLHFHKFWKIHMLILEEKYSEDPNIKEIAIEMEKKFANYWEDDYSPIASMAVVLDPRYKLKLVKFCFKKLDPLTCNEKVSVVEDNLRRLFKEYKTTSDVEMVGSNSHGCDGEMLDDVEEFDMFESPC, encoded by the exons ATGGCGAAGGCTATTATTAGACATAACCTCCCATTTAGTGATGTAGAATATGAAGGTGTTAGAGAAGTGCATTCTTTCTTAAATTCTACTGTTAAAACCATTTCAAGAAATATCGCAAAAGTTGTTGTGCTTAGATTATATCATGATAAAATGGAGATAGTCAAGAATGAGCTTCAAGCTATTCCGAATAGAATTT GTGTTGTGGATCCCTTGATTGAACATTTTAAGATGATAGATTCTTTCCTTTGTGATGGAGATTTTGTCCACATCAGGTGTGCAAATCATATTTTGAATGTGGTTGTCAAAGCTGGTTTGAAAACAATTGAGAGTGCTATTTTTAACATTAGAGAAAGTATAAAATATATTAAAGGTTCCGAGTCAAGGATTGTGAAATTTGTAGAGTGTATTAAGAACCTTGGTTTAAATATGAATGGAAAATTGTTTCAAGATATGTGTACAAGATGGAACTTTACATACTTGATGCTTGATAGTGCTTTTCCTTATCGTCGAGCATTTTCTAACTTCAAGCTACTTGACAGAGATTTTAAATGTTGTCCTTCAAATGATGATTGGGTTGAAGCTGAAAAAATTGCCAAGTTTTTGAGGCCTTTTTATGAAATCACTATATTGTTTTCAGGAATCCATTATCCTACTGCTAATTTACATTTTCATAAATTTTGGAAAATTCATATGTTGATACTAGAAGAAAAATATAGTGAAGATCCTAATATTAAAGAGATTGCTATTGAAATGGAGAAGAAGTTTGCAAATTATTGGGAGGATGACTATAGTCCAATTGCTTCAATGGCTGTAGTTCTTGATCCTCGGTACAAGTTAAAATTGGTGAAGTTTTGCTTTAAGAAACTTGATCCTTTGACTTGCAATGAAAAGGTAAGTGTTGTTGAAGATAATTTACGTAGATTGTTCAAAGAATACAAGACAACATCTGATGTTGAAATGGTTGGAAGCAATAGTCATGGATGTGATGGTGAGATGCTGGATGACGTGGAGGAATTTGATATGTTTGAAAGTCCGTGTTAG